Below is a genomic region from Halogeometricum sp. S1BR25-6.
CGCTCTCGCCGCCGGCGCTCTCGTCGCCCGTCCCGAGTCGTTCGGATTCGTAGGGGAAGCCCACGGAGGCGGTCCAGACGACCTCCCCCTCCTCGTCGATTTCGAACGTGCGGTCGCCGTTCGAATCGGTGATGAGCGTGTGGCCGTTCGGCAGGCGGTCGGCGTCGCGCGGCCACTGCATCCGTCGGTCGACCCACGTCCACGACTCGACCCACTCGCCGTTCTCGCGCTGGTACTCTATCACGCGGCCGTTTTCGGAGTCCGCGACGAGCAGCGCCGGACCGCCCTCGTCGGCGGGGATGAAGTCGGGGTTGTGCTGCTCGTACAGTATCGAGTGATTGTCGTCAGTCCCGAGGGTCCACTCCTCCATCAGCCCCCGTCCGGGGTCGATGAACACGACTTGGTCGTGGTTGCGGAGGCTCACCATCACCGCCCGTTCGCCGTCGACGGTGACGGACTCCACGTCGTTGAGGTGCGTCCAATCTTCGGGAAACGGCCCGCCGCTGGTCGCCACGTCGAAATCCGACTGCGCGTCCCACTCCCACGTCGTCAGGTTCGTCGTCGTGTTGACGACGAACACGCGGTCCTGGTAGATGTCGGCGACGAGGAGGCGGTCGGGACCGAGGCGGTCCACGTCGTGCCACCGGGTGGAGTGTTTCCCCGGCGTGATGCGGCTGAACACCTCTTCTGACTCGCCGGTGGTGAGGTTCACCCGTTCGACGCCGTTGCGGGTGCAGACCGTCTCGCCGCACTCGTCGGCGTCGAGGTGGTCGGCGTAGACGAACTCGACGGTCGCCGTCGTGTTCGGGACCGGGTCGACGTCCCAGTACCGGGTGTGCTCGTTCTGGTAGTAGTAGATGCTGCCGTCGGGCGCGAAGGCGACGAGTTCGGCCTGCGCGCGGGGACTGTCGCTCTCGTCGCTGACGAACGCGTTCGAGTCCGTCGCCACGACGGTGATATCGTCTCGGGGCGGGACGACCGGTGCCCGGTCGCCCGTCCGGAACGCCTGTTCGACCGCCGGGTCGCCCGTCACCCGGTCGTTGTTCCGCTGCGCGTCCACGTAGCCGACGGCGAGGACGACCGACGAGACGAGGACCACCGCCGCGAGCAGACCGCGGAGGGCTCGCCGATTGGAAGCCATTACGCGCAGTTCTGCCGTGGGGGTAATAAGGAAGGCGTCTTACGGTCGCCGGTCAGCGGCGGGGGGTTCCGGGCGTCTCGGAGGCGTCCTGAGCCTCCGCCTCCACCGCGCCGCCGGCCGATTCCGTCGCGTCGGTCGACCGGCGGCCGACGACGATGCCGAGGGCGACGACTCCCCAGAGGAGGGCCGCGCCCCACCCGGAGTGAATCGATGCCGCGACGCCCACACGCTCGGTCGTCAGGGGGTAGAGCCACGCGACGCCGCTCTTCGTGAACGAGTCGACGAGGAGGTGCGAGGAGAGGCCGAGCGCCGCCGCCCCGGCGGACCACCGCGGGCGCCTCGCGGCGGCGACGAGGGCGACGACGGCCGCGGCGAACGCGAGCGTGTGCGTCAGTCCGCGGTGGTTCAGCGGGAACGCCCACGCGAGCGGGAACAGCAGGTCGACGTCCGGGAGGACGGCGCCGACGACGCCGGCCCGCGGCGGACGGTCGGTGAACGCGACGACGAGCGCGTACCCGACCGCGGCGTGCGTCGCAACGGCGAACAGGAGGTACGCGAGGTGGTCGAGCGCGGGACCGAGAAGCGACACGGTCGGCGGTACGGCGAGTGTACTTATGAAAACGGGGTTCGTAAGTTCCGTACGAACACCGACTCGGATTCCCAACGGATAAGAGCGAGCCGAGAGGAGTGAAGAGAAGAGATGCCACAGTCGTCGCCCTCCACGGTCCGTCGGCGAGCCGTCCTCGGGACGCTCGCGACAGGCGTGACTGCGCTGTCAGGCGGGTGTGTGCGCCGGTTGCGGACGGTCGCGGGCTGGCGGTCGGCGAACCAAGTCTCGCTCGAAATCAAAACCGTGCCGGCCGACGCGGACCCCTACGCCCTGCGCATCGCGCGTCAGGTCGCGGCGTGGTTCCGGGCGGCCGGTATCGACGCGCAGGTCACGCCGATGGCCAGCGAGGAACTGCTCCGGCAGGTGCTGGTGCAGAACGACTTCGAGCTGTTCGTCGCGCGGCTCCCCGACCAGTTTCACGAACCCGACGGACTCTACTCGCTCTTGCACTCGCGGTTCGCCGACGCCCCCGGGTGGCAGAACCCGTTCGGCTACGCGAACCTCGACGTCGACGACCTGCTGGAGACGCAGCGCACGACCACCGGCGAGGAGCGGCGCGAGGCGGTGTACGAACTCCAGCGGAGCATCGCGCGGACCCAGCCGTTCACACTCCTCTCGTTCCCGGACGACATCCGCGCGGCGCGCACCGACAACTACGGGAACTGGCGGACCGCCGACCTCGACTCCCCGCTGGGCTATCTGTCGCTGACGCGCAGCGGTGGCGACGGCGACAACGCCGCCCTCGCGTCCGGTACGTCGACGTCGAACGGGGCCGACGGAACGGCCGGAGCGGTCCCGAACAGAGGCTCGAATGCGTCGTCGCCGACCGCGACCCCGACCCGGACGCCGACGCCGACTCCCACGCCGACGCCGACCGACGTCGCGACGACGACGGACGAGGCGCGCACCCTCCGGACGGCGACAACCGACAAGCGGGCGACGGAGAACCTCAACCCCCTGTCGGTCGAGTACCGCCGCGACGGGCTCATTACGGGCCTCCTGTACGACTCGCTCGGCGTCGAAACGGGCGACGGCGTCGAGGCGTGGCTGGCGGAATCGTGGGCGTTCTCCGGGGGCGGAAACGCCCCGAGCGCGTCCGTTCGGCTCCGTCCGGACCTGACGTGGCACGACGGCGAGTCGCTCACCGCCGAGGACGTGGCGTTCACGCACCGCCTCCTCGCGGACACCGCGATGGAGACGGGGACGACGACCGAAGACGAGAGCGACGCCCGCATCCCCGCGCCGCGGTTCCAGGGGCGGAACAGCCTCGTCGCCGACGTGCGCGCGACGGGGACCCGCACCGTCGAGTTCGACTTCGTCGAGTGCGAACCCCAACTGGCGACGCGCGCGTTCACCGTTCCGGTGCTCCCCGAACACGTCTGGACGGAGCGGACCTCGCGGGCCTCGGTCAGCGGTATCGAAATCGGCCCCGCAACCGAGGCCATCGTGACGAACAACATCCCGCCGGTCGGGAGCGGTCCCCTCGAGTTCGCCCAGAACACGCCGCGGGAGTCGCTCGTGCTCGAACGGTTCGACGAGCACTTCCTCTTCGAGGCGTCGGCGG
It encodes:
- a CDS encoding arylsulfotransferase family protein, with translation MASNRRALRGLLAAVVLVSSVVLAVGYVDAQRNNDRVTGDPAVEQAFRTGDRAPVVPPRDDITVVATDSNAFVSDESDSPRAQAELVAFAPDGSIYYYQNEHTRYWDVDPVPNTTATVEFVYADHLDADECGETVCTRNGVERVNLTTGESEEVFSRITPGKHSTRWHDVDRLGPDRLLVADIYQDRVFVVNTTTNLTTWEWDAQSDFDVATSGGPFPEDWTHLNDVESVTVDGERAVMVSLRNHDQVVFIDPGRGLMEEWTLGTDDNHSILYEQHNPDFIPADEGGPALLVADSENGRVIEYQRENGEWVESWTWVDRRMQWPRDADRLPNGHTLITDSNGDRTFEIDEEGEVVWTASVGFPYESERLGTGDESAGGESAASLGLPSRTASDLEPTLTSRVASLVPATVRNAISYAFPRWVGFLEGLAVLALLGSLAVWGTLEYRWSSRTVSFQSPLRVRRK
- a CDS encoding metal-dependent hydrolase, producing MSLLGPALDHLAYLLFAVATHAAVGYALVVAFTDRPPRAGVVGAVLPDVDLLFPLAWAFPLNHRGLTHTLAFAAAVVALVAAARRPRWSAGAAALGLSSHLLVDSFTKSGVAWLYPLTTERVGVAASIHSGWGAALLWGVVALGIVVGRRSTDATESAGGAVEAEAQDASETPGTPRR
- a CDS encoding ABC transporter substrate-binding protein, whose product is MPQSSPSTVRRRAVLGTLATGVTALSGGCVRRLRTVAGWRSANQVSLEIKTVPADADPYALRIARQVAAWFRAAGIDAQVTPMASEELLRQVLVQNDFELFVARLPDQFHEPDGLYSLLHSRFADAPGWQNPFGYANLDVDDLLETQRTTTGEERREAVYELQRSIARTQPFTLLSFPDDIRAARTDNYGNWRTADLDSPLGYLSLTRSGGDGDNAALASGTSTSNGADGTAGAVPNRGSNASSPTATPTRTPTPTPTPTPTDVATTTDEARTLRTATTDKRATENLNPLSVEYRRDGLITGLLYDSLGVETGDGVEAWLAESWAFSGGGNAPSASVRLRPDLTWHDGESLTAEDVAFTHRLLADTAMETGTTTEDESDARIPAPRFQGRNSLVADVRATGTRTVEFDFVECEPQLATRAFTVPVLPEHVWTERTSRASVSGIEIGPATEAIVTNNIPPVGSGPLEFAQNTPRESLVLERFDEHFLFEASAEAGVPARPPEFERLSVQVVGSDATAVEMVADADADVTGTTVGASTVPRIGRAPDLELLVGRSETPFILGHNAGRSPTTNPRFRNTLARLVDQSFLVNDVFGGYARPAVSPLAGTKWLPDDLRWGDENPVTPFIGSDGELNVDRAREAFRDAGYQYSDGRLLEGN